CTCTGAAACTGAGGTCGCTGCCTTCTGTGTTTTCAGAAAAAAAAATACGGTTGGGAAGGCTGTTTTCCAATAAATCTCTTGGACGGGTGGCGCAGTTGTCAAAAAAGAAATCGTAGAGGTATTGTCTGTTTTCGCGGCGGGCATTGATGGTCAGTTTTTCTATAAAAACCTGTTTGTCGGCCGGGCTCAAATTAAGAACTTGTTCGATGACCCACCTGTCTTCACTTTCGTATTCAGAAACAAACCGGGAAAATGTATTGACCGATAATTGATACATCAGTTTGCCCCGGATGAATTTTGTATAAAAATTGGGTTGATCAAAACTGAAAGTGCCGTAATTATACACTTTGTCGTAGTTGGTATTGATATCCTTTACCCGAATGGCGCAATGCCCGAAATAAGAATAAATTTCGTTTCCCGGAGAGCAAGTCAATAAACTGACTTCTGCATGTGAGGTAACTTGTCCGGTTTGAGCATGTAGCGGTGATAAAACAAACCAATTGCCTGACAATAAAAGTATTGTTCTAAATATGATGGCAAGATTTAAAAGATTGCTGCAACACCATATTGGTCTGTTATTAACATTTGTTTTCACGGTCTATTTTTCATGTTTATACATCCAAAACCGAACAGACAAAGGTAGGCTATATTATCGGTTATTGACTATCCGGCGTTTATATTCTAAGCCCGATAGGCTATTTCTAAATTGATTTTAGAACCTTTAGTTTGTTTGCTGACATTATTCTAACTTCATGTTTCCTGATTTCAGCATTAGTAGTAAAAACAGGGAATATTTATTTCTCTATCTAAGTATAAAGCGCATCTTTGTCAAACATTAATTAGAAATACTGATTGTGGAATTGGCACAATCTATTTGCATAAATGTTTCTGCAAAAGTTGACTTTTCAGAGTCTTGCAACATCAATTTTCCTTCTTTTTCGACCAGGGGTCCGATTTTACGGAGTATCCGGTCGTCTTCCATTTTAAATTCTACCACTTCGGTTTGTTGGCTTCCTTCTATTGTAAATGTGTAATCGGCATCAATAATGTTTCCCGATTTCCTCCCTTTCAGTGTTCCATAAGCGCTGTCTTTTTCCTCAAACACGTAATTTAAGGTGCCTTCAACCTCTCTATCGTTGGTAATAATGAGCATCAAACTGAATACCTCTTTGCTAAACCGGCTTTCATAACATAAGGTGTCTTTAGTTGGAACAGGGGAGGGGGTAGGTGCTTGAGAAATGGAAGAAGTGGCACTTTCCTGCTCGTTGTTTTCAGATTTGCTGGAAGGTTGACAAGAAACAATCATCCATGCGGCAAAAAGAATTATTATATATTTCATATTCGGATCGTTAGTTTAGGTAGCAAGAATTGCTGCATTTATCGGTGCAAGTGTTCAAAGATCAGAGACTTGTTCGGGTGGGGTGAATGTGGAAATAAGAGTACCATTATCGTCATAGAATTAGATCAGCGTCTAATTGGTGGGTTGAGTAACAAAGAGATAATTTCACTTAATCATAGCCGGTAAAAATATCAGATCTGCCGAGTTCAATGTGAAGGGGCAAGAGGTCAATTTCATCCATGACCTTTCCGTTTCTCCAGACATCAATGCGGTTGAGCATTAAGATTTCACCCATTGGATTGTAGCGGTAAATTATCCCGAACTGTTTAGAAACTAAAGCATAGTCGCCAATACCGGTATCCCGGTTATCGAGGTCACTGACAAATACTTTATAAATATCGCGGTCAAATTTTCTGAAGGGCACCGATACCTGATACATTCGCCGTACAAAGTTTTTTCCCAAAACCCACTCTTTTTCACCGGATGAAAACTTGGGCATGACCACATAAATCATGGAATCGTTTTGACGGCAACTATAAGATTTGCAATTGGTGCTGGTATATTCAAATGCTGCCCTTTCATTTCCAAAAAATACCATCGTATCAATATATACTCTTGAATCGAGTGGGTTTGCCATATTTGTCCAATACCGGACTTCGTAAATGGCTTCCGGCAAATAATCGGGAGTGCTGATGGCGTTATTGCTGCCGCCCACCTGTGCCATTACTTTAAATGAAAAGGAACAACCGAGCAATGCAAAAAGCAAAAACATTAAATTTTTCATGGTAAGTCTAATTTAACTAAAACAGTAATTATTCGGATATAAAATGCAAATTTACGGTGAAAGTTTAATAATCTGATTTTATTGAACAAAATTGGCAAACAGGTCAGGCTTCAATATAGGGTAGAAATTTAAACGGGATAGAAAAGTTGTTATAAAGCACTTAAATTGCTCCCAAAATAATTTCATTTTTGCAGTCTGTTCTTCTCATTATTTACGTTCTACAAAGTCGTTAGGTAAAATATGGAAAAAGAAACCACATCGCCCCCTTCTGTGATCAACTTTACAGATACACAAACTGCATTTGCCTACAAATCAAACAACGAACTGAACAAATCTTATTGGCTGTTCCGTTTGATTAACAATTCTTCGCTGGTGAAAGTCAGCACTACGCTGGCAAGACTGTCATTCAAATGGCACCTGCCGGTAACTCCTTTTGTAAAATATACCATTTACAATCAGTTTTGCAGCGGGGAATCTCTTCAAAGTTCGCTGCCCGTTATTGCGCGGCTTAATCAATACGGAGTCAAATCTTTATTAGATTATGGCGTGGAGGCCAAAGAATCGGAAGCCGATTTTGACCAAACCATTCAACAACTGCTCAAATCTATTGAATTTGCCCGGACTAACCCCGCGGTTCCAGCCATTAGTACCAAAATTACCGGATATGCCCGGTTTGCTTTGCTGGAAAAAGTAAGCAACAACACTTCTCTCACAACTGAAGAACAAGCTGAATGGGACAACGTTTGGAAACGGATGCACCAACTTTGCACTGCTGCCCGCAATGCCAAAATCAGCATTTATTTTGATGCAGAAGAAAGTTGGGTTCAGCCTGCCATTGATTTGTTGGTAAATACTATGATGGAACAATACAACAAAGGTTTCCCCTATGCCTTTACCACCCTTCAAATGTACCGGCACGACCGGCTCGGATTTTTAAAACAACTCTATGCCGATGCTCAGGAAAAGGGATTTTTAGCTGCCGTAAAATTAGTTCGGGGTGCTTATATGGAAAAAGAAAGAGCCCGCGCAAAAGAATACGGTTATCCTTCTCCAATTCAACCGGACAAAGCCTCATCAGACCGCGATTTTAATGCAGCACTTGAATTTTGTATTCGTCATATCGAAGGGGTGGCAGTTTGTAATGCGTCGCACAACGAAGACAGTGCTGATTATCTTTGCAGGGTGATGCAGCAAGCAGGGGTTGAAGCCAATCATCCCAATGTTTGGTTTGCACAACTTTATGGGATGGGCGATCATATCACTTTCAACTTAGCCAAAGCAGGATATAATGTTGCCAAATATCTGCCGTATGGTCCGGTCAGAGAAGTGATACCCTACCTGATTCGTCGAAGTGAGGAAAACACCTCCGTTACCGGACAAATGAGCCGGGAACTTGGATTAATTCTTCAGGAAAAAAAGCGGCGAAGTAAACTTTAATGTGCCTTTAAGAGGTTAGCAACGTTTGTTTGACAAAATAATTAAAAGAAAAATTGTCATAAATAAGTAAAATAATTTAAAAGGTGCTCTTTTTGAAGGGTTTTACCTTCATCAAGCTATCCTTAACTACCAATAAAACCCTGAACCCTCAATTTTAAAAGCGCGTACAACATTTTGACTGAAAAAACCTTGCCCAAAAAAAGTTGAATTTGTAAAAAGGTTTATAAAAAAATGACTTAATAATGACAGAGCGTTAGTATCAAGTATTGTGAGAGGCCGTATTTTTACCGCAATATGAGCAAATACTCCATACTTCAAACTATTCGCGATGCCGAACAAAGCAAGCAAAAACAGCTTACTTTGTTCAGCAGATATTTGGATGACCTGCCTCCCGAAATTGGTCGTTTGGAGAATTTGGAACATTTGGATTTACGGGAAAACAGGTTAACTGCCCTTCCGCCGCAAATTGGCAAACTAAAAAATCTTCGGACACTAAATCTCGAAGGCAACAAACTTTCCAGCCTTCCAGTTGAACTTTGCCGGTTAGAACACCTGAGAGAACTAAGCCTTTCGAGAAATAAGATCACCGGGCTGCCGGACGAAATCGGAGAACTGACAAACCTAAAGACCTTGATTTTATGTGTCAACAATCTCAGTTCAATGCCTTCTTCGCTCCGACAACTCAGCAAACTGACTTTTTTGGATTTGTCAAAAAATGCTTTTGAATTTGTTCCGCCTGTTGTGGGACATCTCAGAAAGCTGAAGCATCTTTGTTTGTCTGATAATCAACTGACTTCCCTGCCTTTTGGTATTTCCAATTTAAAACAACTAACCCATTTAGACCTTAGCTACAATCAGTTTAAAGCTTTTCCTGTTTCAATCACCCAACTGTTCAGGTTGGTTGCGCTTGATTTATCAAGCAATCAGATTGACAGCCTTCCTTCAGAGATTCAATATCTAACCGAATTACAATCCCTGGAAATCGTAGATAACCTGCTGACCCAACTTCCCGATGAGATTGGTCAACTCAGCAAGTTGAAAACTTTGGATGTTTCGGAAAACCAACTTACCGAACTGCCACGCAGTATGGCTCAACTATTGGGATTGAAGGAGTTTTTGTCAGAAGAAAACCCCCTGAAAGAGCCCTACAAAAAGCTTTCAGAAGCCGGTATTTATGCTCTTTTTCAATATATGAGCAAGGGAATTGATTACACGGTCAATCCTATCATACGGCATTTTCATTCTGAAGCACTGGATGATGGATTGTTGCTTGTATTAAAACAGTATTTGAATTATTTCACCCGCTTTAA
This is a stretch of genomic DNA from Sphingobacteriales bacterium. It encodes these proteins:
- a CDS encoding leucine-rich repeat domain-containing protein — protein: MSKYSILQTIRDAEQSKQKQLTLFSRYLDDLPPEIGRLENLEHLDLRENRLTALPPQIGKLKNLRTLNLEGNKLSSLPVELCRLEHLRELSLSRNKITGLPDEIGELTNLKTLILCVNNLSSMPSSLRQLSKLTFLDLSKNAFEFVPPVVGHLRKLKHLCLSDNQLTSLPFGISNLKQLTHLDLSYNQFKAFPVSITQLFRLVALDLSSNQIDSLPSEIQYLTELQSLEIVDNLLTQLPDEIGQLSKLKTLDVSENQLTELPRSMAQLLGLKEFLSEENPLKEPYKKLSEAGIYALFQYMSKGIDYTVNPIIRHFHSEALDDGLLLVLKQYLNYFTRFKQAFSNASIRLEVSSANDNRLILELICSEAIEINSAYRLLYQFLQPLSSNKPDLITSTLIADEFAELKLDSVVLKEWKTQCQWVFASARMFGISKTKLNLAVRQLQNQILQIQPISQTTHQEFAPPGMAVYRI
- a CDS encoding proline dehydrogenase family protein — encoded protein: MINFTDTQTAFAYKSNNELNKSYWLFRLINNSSLVKVSTTLARLSFKWHLPVTPFVKYTIYNQFCSGESLQSSLPVIARLNQYGVKSLLDYGVEAKESEADFDQTIQQLLKSIEFARTNPAVPAISTKITGYARFALLEKVSNNTSLTTEEQAEWDNVWKRMHQLCTAARNAKISIYFDAEESWVQPAIDLLVNTMMEQYNKGFPYAFTTLQMYRHDRLGFLKQLYADAQEKGFLAAVKLVRGAYMEKERARAKEYGYPSPIQPDKASSDRDFNAALEFCIRHIEGVAVCNASHNEDSADYLCRVMQQAGVEANHPNVWFAQLYGMGDHITFNLAKAGYNVAKYLPYGPVREVIPYLIRRSEENTSVTGQMSRELGLILQEKKRRSKL